The following is a genomic window from Dermacentor variabilis isolate Ectoservices chromosome 11, ASM5094787v1, whole genome shotgun sequence.
GATAATGCATGGTTGCGTTTTTCAATGCTGATTCTGCATCAATTCTAGCTTCCCTTGCAGCAACCATGTTGTTGaattttggtttctttttttttgtaatgtaaAACTGCACACGCAGCCGGTGGTTTCTAAACAAgcaaaataaatattgcacaagtgACAGCGATACGATAATAGTATCACAAAAGATATGGTGGCATGACAACGGCACCCCAAAAGTGACACTGAGAGGATAACCGGCTCACAAAAGTGGCAGCGACAAGATTACAATGTGATGAAACGTGACAATAACAACAGTGTCACAGTAATGACACTTTTGTCATCATCATGAGTCTCTACTTACCACTTTCACTGCTCACCTCTCAAGTTCCCTTTTCCCACCCGCTCTATCAAAACAAGTTTCCAGTGATCGATGAACGTGACTGGCTCACCTGCGCGTTGAGGATGTCGACACACAGGTGGCAGAGTGCAGCGCGGAATAAGTATTCCTTGGCGCTGTACTTGAGCAGCTGGTTGTCTAGGGACGACGCTGCCACCTGCACAATGGGATGATTACTAATCCGTAAATGCCTTCAGAAGCCTTTGGATGATTACTAATCCATAAATGCCTTCAGAAGCCTTGGGATGATTACTAATCCGTAAATGCCATCAGAAGCCTTGGGATGATTACTAATCTGTAAATGCCTTCAAAAGCCTTGGGATGATTACTAATCCATAAATGCCTTCAGAAGCTTCAGGATGATTACTAATCTGTAAATGCCTTCAGAAGCCTTGGGATGATTACTAATTCGTAAATGCCTTCAGAAGCCTGTGCACGCGCCGATGACAACAGCACCGCATGTCACTCAGTGCAGATTTCACACACCTGGCATTGTGCACTGTATCAGGGGTGTTTCAATAGTGAAATTCTCAAATCGAATATGAATACTCAAGAAAAACAACTACCCAATATCAAAACAATATATTTTCTGATCTCTAAAGCTACATGAAATGAGGAAGTGCGAAAAGATGCACTGACCAAGAAAACTGAAAAGTTATTGACATTTCGGCTCCCCATGTGGTTCGTAATAAAATTTTTCGCAATAAAATAGATTTTTATTCTGACCAAGGCTCCCATATGGGGAGCCGAAACATCATTAAATTTTCAGTTTTCTTGGTCTGTGCATCTTTTCACGCTTATTCAACATGCGTTTTCCCGGCCAGACGGGCTGCCGTAAATTTAGGATTTCAGTTACATGAAATATGAAGATGTTGTGAAGTcagtttagcaaaaaaaaaaaaaaaaaaaaaggagggaaacCAGGCTTATATACGATGACACATGCATGTAATACCATTCACAATTACATGCCTGAACTGAGGAGCTTTTAGATCGGAGTACATGGCAATGACGGTAATCAAGCAATGTTACCAGGTGAATGAACAGTGTTATGTCCACTGAACTAGAGAAGTGTGATACTACAGAACTGCACATTGTTTTGAAGGGGTGCAGACATGGCAAGACCGGTCAAATAACAGGTTGGAACAAATTGGTATATATAGGCTGCCTAAAATTGAGCCACTCTTACTGAATGATGAGAAATTAATGAGCAGAAGTTATAAGCCTTGTTTATTTGCTCGAGAACTAGTGCCCCTGCTCAACATCTGCCACTATCCTGCAGCAGAATCATGAGTAGCAGTCCTCACATTTGTTGTTGTTTCCCTGAAGACTCCAGTAAGTGTTTTTACTAGTtacacacataaacacacacacacatgacaatTTTTACTAGTGAATTCTCAAATAGAAAAGCAGAGACTATTTTGATctgtattcgaaatttcgaataatcTGCCCATCCACCCCTGCTTATTatccttcttatttatttataacCACATTATTATCACACTATAATCACAATTACGTACAAATAGTAATCGTGATTATGTGACTCATCACAGCAGTTTTAAACCCATGACCTCGTGTTCAGCCACGAAACATCATGGCCACTGAGCCACAAACGACGGGGGCTAAGGGAGTCGTAGCGCAAGAAGCCATGCCTTTAGATGCCTCTGAGCATTGCACAAACGGAAATTAAATGAAGGTTTCTGCGCACCTGTTCGTAAATGTCAACCGCCTTCTCGTACTGCTCCAGCTGGGCAGCATACCGGGCAACGTTCAGCATGCATTTGTTTGCAGAGCTGCACAGACCAGATTGCCACCATCATCGTTACCACTGTCACCGTCAGACAAATTATCACTGTTACCATCACCAATTGTCAGCACACCACCGCTATCATTAGCCTACTTTATATCCACCAAAGGACGAATACCTCTCTCCAGCTATCGCCAGCTATTCACTGCGATAGCCAACTTTGAGCCTGCGCCGGCCCATTTCCTAATCTTATCATGCCAGCTCGTCGTCTGCAAAATTCAACTGCACTTCTCTCCTATTGTCATCCATTCAACTGCTCTAACAAACTGTAGAGCTTCAAAGAGACCGTGCAGCACCTAGAGAGGGCATAGTGGCATCCAGTGTCAATGCCACCAACGGCCTGTCTGGTGTTACATTGCATGCTATCAGGCGCTGccccatctcggaggccatgcattTACTGCCTTTTCAAGCCATGCGTTCTCCTGTGCTTCACAATCAACAGGTCCGCACAGTAATTAGGAATCATTGTATTGTACTTATTAAGTGGCAGCTATGGCACTTACTTAAATATCTTGCACAAAAATttggacaaaaaataaaaaacgctTTGTTCAGTGCACATGGTTTTTTCCTtgcccgtcgtctgctacagctatCATGCGAGTCACTTTCACAGCGCGCTCCCTATACTAAAACATACCCGAGGAAAATCTGGCTCTAGTGCCTATGCATGCTGCTGGCACAGCAATTATTCCAGCATGACAATGATGGGCAGTACATAAGTTGGCCTCAGCTTTGCCCCTTTGGCTTCAAACAACCTTCTAGCTGCTTTTTTTAACGCAATATATTGTTACATCCAATTTCTTGTATGACAAGGATCAGCCTCACATATGCTCAATTCCTATCATCATACACTTTTCAGAgcattacaaataaaaaaaactctTTAAAATGTCTAAAATGGTCTCCAATAGGTGTCGCTGTACAAGTGCAATTCAGGTCTAACGGTACGCATAATCAGAACAGTCTAAACATATTTGTGCAGTCGAAATAACAACAAAAATTTAATTATAAGGTTTTGCATGCCataaccactttccgattatgaggaacgccgtagtgaaggactccagaaattttgacaacctggggttctttaacatgcacctaagtctaagtacatgggtgttctcgcattttgcccccatcgacatgtggccgccgtggccgggattcgatcccgcgacctcgtgctcagcagcccaacaccatagccactgagcaaccacggcgggtgtcgaaATAACATAGCAGAATGCGAAGCAGTTACTGTGAAAGCTCTGCTGCAATAGTAAAGGGGCAGAACTGTGCAAGCCTACCTTGTAGACTCCTCGCCCTTGAAGTAGTCAGCTGCCTGCTCAAAGTGGGACATGGCCTATGACAGAACAAAAAATGCACAACACTAAGATGAGCTTTGCTTTGTTAAcacatatctcaaaactggtgtcacccACAGAATTCGTTCGAAGTGAATGTGACTTTCGAAGCCACTGACTCTAACTTGTACGTTGCAATATGTAATATAACATAACTAGAGTCAATATATAATGATCAGAGAAACTTCATTAATTAGCGAATCACTTTTACTTTTCGAGCAAATAATGTCTTCCTCTGAGAATAATTCAGGTCAAGAAGCAGAACTGTGCTAATGTCACGGGCAGTTTTGATGCTAAaacgtcaaatggcccattgagtgaACAAGACGGTGTCTGTCCTATGCGACagcaaaacggcacctaaacTCGCATTGCCATTGGTTGAAGCGCCATGTCACAAGCTACGTCTCGAAGCGGTGGTGCGAGCAAGAGGGAATACCTGCTGCCACaacagcgcgccaggtgttgcgtgaggagagAGGGCATAGTCACGATgcatcaccctcgctctcggcacgagcgctTCTTAGCGAAGCAGAGCGACGGAGGGGCCGAAAGGGAACACCTACAGCAGCGGTAGCGTGCCAGGGTTTGCACGAGGGGAGAGGGCAGTGCCGCATCGGAGGCACGTGGAATTGGCACCGCAGGCTACTTACCGCTGCTTGCTTTACATTACTTGTAACGCAAAACTCGCATGACCGCTTGAATGACCGCTCAGCACCGTTCGATTCGACATTAacgcttttgcattcacaactcgtaagaagtgcctAGGTGCCCTCGGATTCTGTTTTAAAATTTTGTTAGCGATAAATAAGAAGAATGCTACCCTGCATAATGGAGAGTAAAGAAGTACCAAGCTTGGATATAACAAAGTGCATGAAAAGTCTTGGGTATGATTTGGCCAGTGGCACACTAGATGGCCAAGATTTCCAGAAGGTGCGAGAACTAACTTACACTACCTTGCTGTTTTGACGTAACACTTGCtctcatttgcatgcatatgcaaAGCTCTTGTTTCAAGGAAACACATCAAAAAGCTTTCAGCAATAGCTGATAAACCAAAGTGATACTTTTACACCACACTGTGTATGTGCTTACCTTTGCAACAAAACAACAGGAAAACAGTCACGCACCTTCTCAATGTCGACCACTTCTGACTCGTATATTTCTGCTATTGTCATGTGATGCTTTGCAGCTATGGTGAAGCGGCCCTGTAAACACGAAGGATATTCTCTTCACAACGAGACACTCCTATgacacagttaaacctcgatgtaACGAACGTGAATGAAGAGGATTGTACAATAAAGACCGAGACTGATGctctgaaatatttatttttaaagaTAGTTCATTGGCACTTTTATCCAATTCTGTGTGCTCCCAAGTAAAAGTAAGTGAAATGCATGCATCTCCCCATTTCTACCAAGCATAGATGACATGGGTGAAGCCATCATTTGTCACTTTCTTAAATATCGCCTCCAATGTCTTAACTGCACCTAGTTCCATGTCAAAGCAATGTTCTTTTTTACCCtgatgtacagtcaaccgcaaaagtttacgggacgcaggatctgccaagaagttTAATTCTCGCGAAGtgtggtcacacagcctcgaatgaaatgttccagcatgtagtagcctttgccacctacacagtgattcattaaatacgaagtgtcatgccttaatagtgcaggaattcacatttgaaagGGAAACCGCGCCCCGTAACCTTTTGCTGTTGACTATACATAAAGAGGTCTGAGTGCCATATCTTGGCTGTAGGACGGGCAAGGGGATTGTTGCGATGCTTCAAGGAATGGATATACAGGCACCTTACGAATGATTTGCCTTTACGTGCCGCACTAAAGAAGCCATGAAGACGGATGAGGAACGCATTGCTTTTAGGTTACAGTAGGTTTTCTGGTGACTTCGGTGTTGCCAATTTCGCCTGTTTCAGGAACTCGTCTGAAGAAACTTGCCCCCAAACAGGTACCCCCCTCTGGCATCCTTTCGCAACCAGAAGACATCCAAGGATATGGTCGAGGACTGGCAAGCAAAGCTTTCTTCacaaacagaattttttttaacttaATGATGCATTCGTGAAAAATTGTGGAATGAGCCCAAATTcataaacatttttaaaaaattcacGAGTTGGTAGGTATTGGGTAGGTCACACTGAACTCGCAACACAGAataaaacacagatgaaagcatAAAATGAGCACCGTCTATGTTTTTTCTAGCTTTTGTCTACATTTCATTTTGTACTGAAAGCATACTAGTTTCAATTTAATGAGGTTAAATAAATACAAGCAGTACATTTGCAGAGGAGGATCCCATAAACACTGCGCAGGAATCCCAAACTGAAGTTGCTTATAACTAATAATTAGTAATCAACAGATTGACAGACAAATTCTGGTAACTATGCACTAAGCACATAAAACTGAAAAATACAAGGACATTATATTATGATCCATGCATTAAACGTGTTGTACTAGTATTAATTGACAATACAGAAAACGAAACTGAAAAGAAGCTactgtggaagaaaaaaaaaggttaataTGAATACAATGCTAAACGTAAGCATGATTTtactaacataaaaaaaaagcaatgaagctGCAAATGATAAAAATTTTAGCATATAAGGTAGATCCCTCCTCTGCTTATTTGCGATGGATCCTGACGTCACGCTCATAATTAAAGCAAGTTCGGAGCAAATCTTGTTATAGTTGACAAGTTATCATCAGTAAATGCACAAGTGGTTCATAATTAAGTTGCAGGAAAGGGTTGGGTTAAAACAAAACCACTGCACTCAGTGGACCTCGTCAATGGGATGCAATGAATTTATATCCTAGTAGTTAGAGGTCCTAATGACGATTCAATAGACTGATTTTGCATGCATGAGTTAACGACATGCCAACAAAGAATGCACACTAAACAAACAGTATAGCATTCAGCAAGCTCAATGAAAGTGAGATTTATGACAGATAATGCTCTCTGATCAtttgacataataataataatatatggggttttacgtgccaaaaccactttctgatcatgaggcacgccgtagtggaggactccggaaattttgaccacctggggttctttaacgtgcacctaaatctaagtacacgggtgttttcgcatttcgcccccatcgaaatgcggccgccgtggccgggattcgatcccgcgacctcgtgctcagcagcctaacaccatagccactgagcaaccacggcgggttctgatCATTTGACAGTAAGGCTGCAAGAAAGCATTTAAAGCAGCACTAAACACGTTTGGCGTGAAAGCTGCGGGACTGCCTCTCAAAATTATCGCAAGACACAAGCATTGGAAAGTTTCTTGCTATTCGGTACAGAGAAGAGcttatgctttttttctttttttttcacccaagATCACCTGGCTGGCAAAAAAGCTTACCATGTCTGTGTAGATTTCAATAGCCTTCAGGTGGCAGTTGACAGCCTCTGAAAAAGAATAATATGACGAACGAATAGAGTGTGATTTcattcattagaatgtgaaggtagTCTCGCCGGTCATTACAGCTGATGCTCAACAAGACCCCATTACAAATAGTTTTCTTATAAAGCCCACCCACCCATGAATGCCAACAGTGACAGCTGTATAATTTCCTGTGAAGGGTCTACaggttatctttcttttttggcgtGCTGCCGTCCTATTGGTGaactgttaagaggaagctttagccttCCAGATGACTCCAATACATAAGAAGTGTAGAAATTCTCTTATTGCAAACCTGCTGAATTGGTTTGAATGAAGTTTCATgcatataagaaaaagaaaattatattcCAACTCTTAGAAGCAAAATTTCGTTTTGAGGCATTAAATTTCTTACAGAAACAAGTGAAAATAGGCAAATTAATAAACATATATATTGGGCACAAGCCTTACAACTTGGCATCTCTACCTCAAAAATGGACGCTGAAGTTCTGCCAACTGCATCTGTTAGATCGTCTAATGTGGACAAATATGATGCATTCGTTTATATCTCGCATTAAATTGCTGCACTTTTTACGCGAGTCTGGAAATGCTGCCCCTCACAAATTACCGCTGTGATTCAGTGGTGTGCATAATACATTTTGCCCGATTTCAGACATTCCCAAAAATGCCATTTAGAGAATGGTGATATTGTATTCCTTTACCGAGTCACGGCCTTTTAGACCATGATGCTTTACTTTCTAAATTAGTAGTTTTCCAATATTCCTCAAATTCTTTAAAGGAGCATTACTGGTGGCATAAAAATAGAGAAATTTGCTCCAAAGAGTTCATACAGTATAACTTTTTCATGTATACAACTATATTTAAATTTGGCACTGTATGTCGAGCAAATGATGCTTCCATTCCTATGCACATGCAGATAGAAACTCTTAACTAATTGATTAATTAGATAGAATTAATTAAGATAAATTAAGATTAAGATAATTACAAGATATAGATTAATTAATATAGAAACTCTTGAGCTAAGGCTTCCGCTTAAAAGGAGCATTAGGATGAAAGGTTGGTGTCCCCCATTTTCTAGATTTCTTTAGGTAGTTGTGGACTCCGTAGTTTACGTAAGAAGCCTTAGTTTCTCGAGAGCACGACAGATGAATAATTACAGCACCTTTCCTGCCGCCTGGCAAACATGCTTGTCGAGCACAGCACTGAACTTAGACATGAAAAAGGTTACCGTATTTGCATTATTCTACCGCCAACCCCCCCACTTCCCCATTGTAATGCGCAGTTTACCACTCAAATATCTTCTACCGCGCACATCAAGTAACGAAAGCTGAGACGATGTGTATTGTGTTGGAACGACGTCATGGAAGATACAAAGGAACGTCGCTGAATCTTAGTGGCTAGTCGCTATTGTAGTTTGACGTCACCTCCTTTTCGCTGTCTACCCaccacagaaagtcatcttcacTTCCATCTAATGCATTAGAACGGCCACAGTTACAGCAAATTGGAAAATGGCAACCGCAAAcaaaggctttaaaaaaaaaaaatctgttcaaTGACAGTGTGGCTAGATAGCGCGCGttgagcttcttttttttaaagcaaaaatCAGCttcttatttttaaaaaatattttgagtAGACTTATCTACGATCGTAACGCGCATGCAAATTTCAAAGcacattttttatttttcaaatgaGTGTGCTAtaatcgtgcaaatacggtatttCTCATGTCACTGAAAGCGGGGGTGGTGGAGTGCTGTGGTCGAAGGGCACACAACGACCGAGTCACCAAAGGCTGTTAAACAGGCTCCTCCGATAGTTCACTTCTCTTGGAAACACAGGGGCATACACCCTACCCCAGTGTCCTGCCTAGCACTGAACAGACTCAGTTTTAGGTACCGTAGCCacagtgtgtgtgtatgcatcAGTGGGACGTGGTACCATGAGGCTGCCAAAGCCACCAGAACAGGTTTCGGTGACGAAATCGGCAACCTTTTTcacgtctgaagccacactgcTCTTGGCATGCGTTTTGAAATGGTCGCATTAAAAGCTAACACAATTAACTATTTGCTGCTCTCCCGGGGAGTGCAGACTCCACAACATGCTTACTAGATCGAAGGCTATAGCCACTAAAGTAATAAAAACGAGACAAGAAGTTTCTGTCAGGCCTCCTTTAAAGCAGTGCACTTGAAAAACACAATACACACGTGTCCTGTTTCAACTCAGTCAGGAGCAACAAACAAGCCTACCGGTACCTGTTCAAATCTAGTGTGTTCTTTTTAGGCAACACGAAAGCCTTTTCACCTTGCGGGTCCGACTTCTTGTAGCACGTGCCAGCATCCACAAAACAGGTCGCCGCGTCGTGTCGACTGCCGTTTTTCAGGTGCAGGTTGGCAGCTTCGCAGAAAGCACTCCCGGCCGCTGCATACATTCACACATCTTGTTTTGTGAAAAACTTGTGAGAAccaatcatgaaaaaaaaaaaaaaaattaaattgtggggttttacgtggcaaaaccactttctggttatgaggctcgccatagtggagcactccggaaatttcgaccacctggggttctttaacgtgcagcgaaatcccaagtacacgggtgttttcgcatttcgcccccatcgaaatgcggccgccgtgagcGGCGATTCAataccgcaacctcgtgctcagcagcccaacaccatagccactgagcaaccatggcaggtaccAATCACGACAAAGAAATTTTACTTTTATGCTTAACAATGGCAAGGAGTGCCTCAGCCACAACCCATCAGAAACATGAAAAATGAAACTTAGAAGACAAATGTGTTGATTAAGATTGGCGCAACCACAGTGCAATAAAGCACCAGTCCTCTATGAGCATAAGTTTTGCCAAATCACAGTGGTATTCTCAATGACACACAAGCATGCTAAAATTGCTAATGCCTTCATTTCTGCAGTTAGCACATCTGTTAGCCAGATAGTACATTTACATTTATTGTTGGAAAAATTGCTTACTAAAAGCAATAAGTTCTCAATAATGTTTACAGTCGCAATTCCTGGTAGATGGATATA
Proteins encoded in this region:
- the alphaSnap gene encoding alpha-soluble NSF attachment protein, whose protein sequence is MADNEQKAMQLVADAEKKIKSAQGFLGSLFGSSSRLEEACEMYARAANMFKMAKKWSAAGSAFCEAANLHLKNGSRHDAATCFVDAGTCYKKSDPQEAVNCHLKAIEIYTDMGRFTIAAKHHMTIAEIYESEVVDIEKAMSHFEQAADYFKGEESTSSANKCMLNVARYAAQLEQYEKAVDIYEQVAASSLDNQLLKYSAKEYLFRAALCHLCVDILNAQHALKKYEQMCPSFIDSREYKLVKALIGKLEDQDVEGFTDTVKEYDSISRLDQWYTVILLRIKKSLQETPDLR